In Acidobacteriota bacterium, a single genomic region encodes these proteins:
- a CDS encoding exo-alpha-sialidase: MRILGKFPTLCLGILFAIPSLAQAPAPGILKTEFIYESAPFPECHASTIAESKGALVAAWFGGTKEKHPDVGIWVARLEGGKWTTPVEVANGVESPDKRYPTWNPVLHQSKSGPLLLFYKAGPDPAHWWGMLMTSGDGGKTWSKPVRLPEGIAGPIKDKPVELSNGELLCPSSTEDNGWRVHFERTADNGKTWQRTEPINDGKEFDVIQPTVFFHKNGQLQALMRSRQGRIVEAWSSDNGKAWGKLTATALPNPNSGIDGVTLKDGRQLLVYNHTTTSTGRRTLLHVAVSNDGKNWQAALVLEAGQPNDEYSYPAVIQTRDGLVHITYTWNRKKVKHVVLDPRKLQLREMKDGVWPAQ, from the coding sequence GCTATTCCATCTCTGGCTCAGGCTCCTGCGCCCGGCATCCTCAAAACCGAATTCATCTACGAAAGCGCACCTTTCCCCGAATGCCACGCCTCGACCATCGCCGAATCTAAAGGAGCCTTAGTTGCCGCCTGGTTTGGCGGCACCAAAGAGAAACACCCGGATGTCGGTATTTGGGTCGCACGCCTGGAAGGCGGCAAATGGACGACGCCAGTGGAAGTTGCGAACGGCGTCGAGTCGCCGGACAAACGCTACCCGACCTGGAATCCGGTGTTGCATCAGTCGAAGAGCGGGCCGTTGCTGTTGTTTTACAAGGCCGGCCCAGACCCGGCGCACTGGTGGGGGATGCTGATGACTTCCGGCGATGGCGGCAAGACCTGGAGCAAGCCGGTGCGCCTGCCTGAAGGCATCGCCGGGCCGATCAAAGACAAGCCGGTCGAATTGAGCAACGGCGAATTGCTGTGTCCATCCAGCACCGAAGACAACGGCTGGCGCGTGCATTTCGAGCGCACGGCTGACAACGGCAAAACGTGGCAACGCACCGAACCCATTAACGACGGCAAGGAATTCGACGTGATTCAGCCGACCGTGTTCTTTCATAAAAATGGACAACTGCAAGCGCTGATGCGCAGCCGTCAGGGCAGGATTGTCGAAGCCTGGTCAAGTGACAATGGCAAGGCCTGGGGCAAGCTGACGGCGACGGCGTTGCCCAATCCGAATTCGGGGATTGACGGCGTGACCTTGAAAGACGGGCGGCAATTGCTGGTTTATAACCACACCACGACCAGCACGGGGCGGCGCACGTTGCTCCATGTTGCGGTGAGTAATGACGGTAAAAATTGGCAGGCGGCGCTCGTGTTGGAAGCCGGTCAACCGAATGATGAGTATTCCTATCCGGCCGTGATTCAAACGCGCGATGGCTTGGTGCATATCACCTACACGTGGAATCGCAAGAAGGTGAAACACGTCGTGCTTGATCCGCGCAAGTTGCAATTGCGCGAAATGAAAGATGGTGTGTGGCCTGCGCAATAA
- a CDS encoding sulfatase: MTKIIFQTWFFLVLAFSCGWSGLVVGHAQTKPNILILYADDWRHDTLGIAGNPIVKTPHLDALAREGVRFTRAHVTTSICGVSRASLFTGQWMARHGNPAFEMFKTPWSETFPGLLRANGYWVGHIGKWHNGKFPAEQFDFGRAYAGKHFIKEADGSTIHVTQKNENDALEFLRTRPTDKPFCLTLAFFATHAEDENPKQYLYQPQSEALYQNVTIPVPPTAGDEYFKRLPPFIANEKNEGRNRWHWRFDTPEKYQQYMKAYYRLATEVDATAGRVLAELQAQGLADNTLVIFTGDNGYFHGEHGLADKWYPYEESIRVPLIVRDPRMAKAKRGTTNDDYVLNVDVAPTLLAAAGVAAPAHMQGRDFAPLYLAAQKPAWRQEFFYEHATIRNTDFIPASEALVRRDFKYIYWPDFKYEELFDLKRDPRETRNLAHDPARAQTLVTLRRRFSELKAAAR; the protein is encoded by the coding sequence ATGACCAAAATCATTTTTCAGACTTGGTTCTTCTTGGTCTTGGCATTCAGTTGTGGCTGGTCTGGCCTTGTTGTGGGGCATGCCCAAACCAAGCCGAACATTTTGATTTTGTATGCCGATGATTGGCGGCACGACACGCTTGGCATTGCCGGAAATCCGATTGTCAAAACGCCGCACCTGGATGCACTGGCGCGTGAAGGTGTGCGGTTCACGCGGGCGCACGTCACGACTTCGATTTGCGGCGTCAGCCGCGCGTCGTTGTTTACCGGGCAATGGATGGCGCGGCACGGTAACCCGGCCTTCGAGATGTTCAAGACGCCGTGGAGCGAAACCTTCCCGGGCTTGTTGCGCGCCAATGGTTATTGGGTCGGGCACATCGGCAAATGGCACAACGGCAAGTTTCCGGCGGAGCAATTCGATTTTGGCCGCGCCTATGCGGGCAAGCATTTCATCAAAGAAGCCGATGGCTCGACGATTCACGTCACGCAGAAAAACGAAAACGACGCGCTCGAATTTTTGCGCACGCGGCCCACAGACAAGCCGTTCTGCCTGACGCTCGCTTTCTTTGCGACGCACGCCGAAGACGAGAATCCAAAACAATACCTGTATCAGCCGCAGAGCGAGGCGCTTTACCAGAACGTCACCATCCCGGTGCCGCCGACGGCGGGTGACGAGTATTTCAAACGCCTGCCGCCGTTCATCGCCAACGAAAAGAACGAGGGGCGCAACCGCTGGCATTGGCGCTTCGATACGCCGGAAAAATATCAGCAATACATGAAGGCCTATTACCGGTTGGCGACCGAAGTGGATGCAACCGCCGGGCGCGTGTTGGCCGAATTGCAGGCGCAGGGACTGGCCGACAACACGTTGGTGATTTTCACGGGGGACAATGGTTACTTTCACGGCGAACATGGGTTGGCCGACAAATGGTATCCGTATGAAGAATCCATCCGCGTGCCGTTGATCGTGCGTGACCCGCGCATGGCCAAAGCCAAACGCGGCACGACGAATGATGATTATGTACTGAATGTAGATGTAGCGCCGACGCTGCTGGCAGCAGCCGGTGTCGCCGCGCCCGCGCACATGCAAGGCCGCGATTTCGCACCGCTGTATCTGGCCGCGCAAAAGCCCGCGTGGCGGCAGGAGTTCTTTTACGAACACGCGACGATTCGCAATACCGATTTCATTCCAGCTTCAGAAGCGCTGGTGCGGCGTGATTTCAAATATATCTATTGGCCCGATTTCAAATACGAAGAGTTGTTCGATCTGAAACGCGACCCGCGCGAGACGCGCAACCTGGCGCACGATCCCGCACGGGCGCAAACGCTGGTGACATTGCGGCGGCGCTTCAGTGAGTTGAAGGCCGCGGCGCGTTAG
- a CDS encoding FAD-binding protein has product MQKRTFLKISSAGLTGSLLAPLTGCQQPGAPPAAQPSSTPAAEKLKNWAGNLEYSTANVAYPETVEQVQALVTKAGKLRALGTQHCFNKIADSPHQLLSAKKLDKILALDPAKKTVTVEAGVRYGTLGTYLQEKGFALHNLASLPHISVAGSIATATHGSGVKLGNLATAVSGLEFVTAKGDVITLTKEKDGEQFLGAVVHLGGLGVVTKVTLDIQPTFQVRQDVYENLPFAELEKNFEAIMSGGYSVSLFSDWQKNVISEVWVKSRVTPGQPAKIKPELYGAKLATRNLHPIRELAAENCTDQMGVPGPWHERLPHFKMNFTPSSGKELQAEYFVPFSNAVAALKAINSQGDKWFPDLFISEVRTIAADNLWLSTAYKRPSVSIHFTWKQHTDEVMKHLPIVEELLAPYGARPHWGKLFTIPAAQLKARYERYADFQQLLRQYDPQGKFRNEFLEQNLSA; this is encoded by the coding sequence ATGCAAAAAAGAACCTTTCTGAAAATATCATCCGCCGGCCTGACCGGTTCGCTGCTGGCGCCGCTGACCGGCTGCCAACAACCGGGCGCGCCGCCCGCCGCACAGCCGAGCAGCACGCCTGCGGCAGAGAAGCTCAAAAACTGGGCGGGCAATTTGGAATACAGCACCGCCAACGTCGCCTATCCCGAAACGGTCGAGCAAGTGCAGGCGCTGGTGACAAAGGCCGGCAAATTGCGCGCACTGGGCACCCAGCATTGTTTCAACAAGATTGCCGACTCGCCGCATCAACTGCTTTCGGCCAAAAAGCTCGACAAAATTCTGGCGCTTGACCCCGCCAAAAAAACAGTCACTGTCGAAGCAGGCGTGCGTTACGGTACGCTCGGCACATATCTACAAGAAAAAGGGTTCGCGCTGCATAACCTGGCTTCGCTGCCGCACATCTCCGTCGCCGGTTCCATCGCTACGGCGACGCATGGTTCGGGCGTGAAGCTGGGCAATTTGGCAACGGCGGTGTCGGGCCTGGAATTCGTCACGGCCAAAGGCGATGTCATCACGTTGACGAAAGAGAAGGACGGCGAGCAATTTCTGGGCGCAGTCGTGCATCTGGGCGGGCTGGGCGTCGTCACCAAAGTCACGCTCGACATTCAGCCGACGTTTCAAGTCCGGCAGGATGTTTATGAAAACCTGCCATTCGCTGAACTCGAAAAAAACTTCGAGGCCATTATGTCGGGCGGCTACAGCGTCAGCCTGTTCAGCGATTGGCAGAAAAACGTCATCAGTGAAGTCTGGGTCAAAAGCCGCGTCACACCCGGCCAACCGGCCAAGATCAAGCCGGAGCTTTACGGCGCAAAACTGGCGACGCGCAATCTGCATCCGATTCGCGAACTGGCCGCCGAGAACTGCACCGATCAAATGGGCGTGCCCGGCCCCTGGCACGAACGGCTGCCGCATTTCAAAATGAATTTCACGCCGAGCAGCGGCAAGGAATTACAGGCCGAGTATTTTGTCCCCTTCAGCAACGCGGTCGCCGCGCTCAAGGCCATCAACAGCCAAGGCGACAAGTGGTTTCCGGATTTGTTCATTTCCGAAGTCCGCACCATCGCCGCCGACAACCTATGGCTGAGCACAGCGTATAAACGCCCCAGCGTTTCGATTCATTTCACCTGGAAGCAACACACCGACGAGGTGATGAAACATCTGCCCATTGTCGAAGAACTGCTCGCTCCTTATGGCGCTCGTCCGCATTGGGGTAAGCTGTTTACGATTCCGGCGGCGCAGTTGAAGGCGCGCTACGAACGTTATGCCGACTTTCAACAATTGCTGCGGCAATACGATCCGCAGGGCAAATTCAGGAATGAGTTTTTAGAACAAAACCTTTCTGCCTAG